The Cyclopterus lumpus isolate fCycLum1 chromosome 18, fCycLum1.pri, whole genome shotgun sequence nucleotide sequence CAATAGTTTTGACGTCGTATCCTCACCCCTCTTCTCAATGGATGTCATTTACACTCCGGATAGCTGGAAATGTATTAATTTCAGATGTTGAAGGAGTATTTTCCAAACCAACAATGGAGAAACGGGACTCACGCTGTGTATCGGGGCCACGAAATGAAACACaagaaagaaataaataaagccgattttatttttctccatatTCACAGATTTCTTTGTAGATCTATTTCTGTATAACCTACGCTTCCTCACTTCCTTTGTTGTTTATAACCTCTGTCAGCAGATCCAaaatgtttgagtgtgtgtgtgtgtgtgtgtgtattgaggTCAACTAATCAGCATCGTCTGTCTCACAACTCTGATTTCTTGTTAGTTCCTCACACACCAGAAATGCAACTCAACATGTTTATTGTCCAAATCGGGAGTCTGGGAGGAAAACTGGAGCAAAGCCatgctgacacagggagaaacCCACTATCTCTCCATGCACACTGACTATTccaaatatgacaatgtattgaATTGTATTtgggacatgaggacatgtggGATATGATGATATTATTCAGGTTTTAGGAGCATTCTTTTAGACATTCTTCCAGCGCATTGGTAATTTGGGTTTTTACCTCAGTTTGCGACCCACGGTCTCTTGCCTGTGTACAGCATGCCACCTGCTGCACGAGTTATAAGCATGTGAGTAAATGATTAATTTGTTTATGTGCTTTGACAATGCACCATAAACCGAGTACCATATAGTCCCATTAGATTGGACAGAAGGCGGACAATCTCGACGGCCGATATCCCCAAAACTGGGCAACTAACACCAGAGCTATCTAGACGGATACATAGCACTACAGAGGCCCCTTGGAAATGTAATCAAAAACATGAAGCAACAAACAATAGATGTAAAGCAATTGGAGACAAGTGATACAAAGACCACTGGTCATCTGTTATGGGATCCTGCCAGCAAAGCCAAATGAATCAAGAAGTACtgtgattaaaatgtgtgtttgttttctgtacCTATTTAAAAGAGCCAATGGAATACACGATCCTCGATGCATGCTGATGCCACGCCAAAATCCGACCGGTACGTGCACACACGAGTAAAGACCCTAATGTCCGAGCCTCCGAAGTGCTGCATCTGCCTGGACGAGTTCACCAGCCCTGCTCTCCTGCCCTGTGGACACTGCTTCTGCCTGGGATGTATCGGCGAATATTGGAGGATCCACGGGGCCTGTCAGTGCCCACTCTGCAAGGCCATTTTCCCCACGAGGCCGCCGCTCATAACGGCCCAAACGCCACATGCTGGTGCCCCGACCGAGGAGGCGGCCGTGCCTTTAAAAGCTGGGGAGGTTCCCTGTGATCTCTGCCCAACGAAGCGTAGGGCGGTCAAGTCCTGCCTGGTGTGCCTGGCCTCCTACTGCGCCACTCATCTGGAGCCACACTACCGGAGAGAAGCTCTTGGGCGCCATCTCCTGATCAGTGTGGGGAAGAACCTGGAGGACTCCGTGTGTAGGCTGCATGGGAGGCAGTTGAACAAGTTCTGCAGGAGCGACCAAACGTGCATCTGTGCCATGTGCGCCCAGTCCGAACACAGGGGCCATCACATTATCTCTGTCAGCAGGGAGGCTACAAAGAAGAAGGTAAAGTCTCGAATAAAACCACTACACCTGTAAACAATAGAGTTAAGTTAATGTTGGGGAACACTGGGAGCATTTGCATGTTGCTATTCAAATTTCATATTGTGTCTGCCCAAACGTTGGACATGTGCAACTCATTTCAAGTTGCATGGTGAAGTAATGCATCAGATTGATCAGAGTCTATGTACCTtttgaagaaataataatacGATGCTCTTACGTCTGGTATGACCACGATTCCATATAGCTAAACAGTAATTTAGCATTGCTCGTAAATGTCTCTCCAGCAAACCCGTCTCGTACAATATCCCAGACAATATCCCAGTCCTAAAGTGCActcttaattatttttaaagggaaacaaaacaaaaaaatacaaatctcCTTTAGGCAGCAATAATAATTGGTTAGGTTACGGCAAAAATATACACAGGACCCGAACCGCAGTGTCCTGGGTAAAGCCTGTGTTTTtgtccccaccccccaccctaaCCTCATCCCTATGCTGACTTCCACGCCCTCCTTTTGAAGCCTATTTGTGATACGTCACAAGGAAACAACCAAACCGGTTTCACACTTGAGTTGTAATTCTCAATGCCCATTTTGCTGTACGTGAACATTATTAGCAGACCAGAATACTTCAAAATGTATCTGCTTGCATATTTGTTTACTTTCTCATGTTTATGAGGGTGCTCAAAAAGTCTCGTCATGTCATGTTGTGTTTGACCACAAGtggcagagaaaacaaaaaggatgttGAGTGTAAGCAGATTTTCTATGACGTAAGTTACAACTTTTAGGGAACGCTATAGGGCTTGACTAGGAGAAACAATAGAACAAAACACTGGCATGactattatttataaaaagattCTAACTTGATCACATATTTATACTAAGATACCACAGTTAGAATGACAATCATCATGATGTCACATAATTGTGAACACAAATAATCTTTGagagcacaaagactccggaaAAGGAGTAACGTTAATAATGTGCATTAGTGGTgcatgaattcatacagaaggaaATATAGAAAGGTGGGCGTTAGCAGGGCCAtagcaggaggcagggcccaggaggcagggcccaggaggcaggaccTAGGGggcaggaccggctccagacacaacCCCGATCCATAGAAACCTGTGAGctgagaaagcacaaagaaacagggaagaagtagagttag carries:
- the LOC117747568 gene encoding E3 ubiquitin-protein ligase TRIM47-like, with product MHADATPKSDRYVHTRVKTLMSEPPKCCICLDEFTSPALLPCGHCFCLGCIGEYWRIHGACQCPLCKAIFPTRPPLITAQTPHAGAPTEEAAVPLKAGEVPCDLCPTKRRAVKSCLVCLASYCATHLEPHYRREALGRHLLISVGKNLEDSVCRLHGRQLNKFCRSDQTCICAMCAQSEHRGHHIISVSREATKKKVKLKWRRMKLQQAIQERLSKVEKIKLSVNPKESRAQNKELIGQLEEEISELQSRSAELEQLSQTEDDLHFLQTFTAWTDTFK